The DNA region ACATGTGATGTTGGCACTAAAAAAGGGGAAAAAGTGGATTATGCAATAATAAAAGATGGAAAACCTGCTTTATTAATTGAATGTAAACATTGTGATAGTGATTTAGATAAAGAACATGCTTCTCAACTTTTTAGATATTTTGCAGCGAATACTCCTGCTAGATTTGCTATTTTAACTAATGGTATTAATTATCGTTTTTTTACAGATATTGACAAGCCTAACATTATGGATAATAAACCATTTCTTGAAATTGACATGTGTGAAATTAAGGAATCAGATGTTAAAGAACTTGAAAAATTCACAAAAGATGAATTTGACCCTAGTGAAATATTTAAAGTAGCAAGTGAACTTAAATATGTAAATGAGATGAAAAAAATAATTCAAAAAGAAATAAACGACCCATCGGAAGATTTTGTTAAATTTCTGGCTAAAAAAGTATACAAAAAACCAATAACAGAAAAAGTACGTCTAAAATTTACTGGTATTACAAAAACAGCAATGAATCAAATTATTAAAGACCAAGTTAATGATAGGTTAAAATCTGCCTTAGAGGTTTCTAATAATCCAGATAATTCTGATACTGAAGCCAAAGATGAACTCAAGACAATTGATGATGACACAAAAAAGATTATAACAACAGAAGATGAATGGGAAGGATATTATATTGTAAAGGCAATTCTTCATGAAATAATAGATGCTGACAGGGTACTAATAAAGGATACTTTAAGTTATTGTGCTGTAAATCTTGATAACACCAAAAAACCTATTTGTAGACTTCGATTTAATACAAAACAAAAGTATATAGGTTTATTTGATGAGAATAAAAAGGAAGAGAAGATACCTATTGAAAATATTAAAGATATTTATAACTACGCTAAAAGATTAAAAGATACTATAGACTTTTATGATAAGTTATAAGAATCTTTAATTCATTTGTTTTTTTTAATTAAATCTTTTAATTCTTTGATTTCAGATTGCATCCCTATAACTAATTCTTTTAATTCATTAAGTTCTGATTCTTCTTTTGCGTCTTGCTCATTTTTTGATTTCGTTACAAGCCATGTAGCTAATGAAGCAGTGAACATTCCAAAGAATATTGCACCTGTTACCATTAAAACAATTCCCAGTACTTTACCAATTAATGTATGTGGAGTTACATCTACAGCTCCTGCATTTATGATATTTTGTGTTACATAGGAGAAAGATTCCCAAATATCGTATGTATTAGCTTTATTTCCAAATTCTACAATACAATATATGATAGTTCCTGCAAAAATTGAAAAAATAAGTACTCCAAAGCTCCAATCAAGATGGCTTTCT from Methanobacterium bryantii includes:
- a CDS encoding type I restriction endonuclease; translation: MDLINDLKNISESIPKQIDHIETEEATKTALIMPFINALGYNLFDPTEVVPEFTCDVGTKKGEKVDYAIIKDGKPALLIECKHCDSDLDKEHASQLFRYFAANTPARFAILTNGINYRFFTDIDKPNIMDNKPFLEIDMCEIKESDVKELEKFTKDEFDPSEIFKVASELKYVNEMKKIIQKEINDPSEDFVKFLAKKVYKKPITEKVRLKFTGITKTAMNQIIKDQVNDRLKSALEVSNNPDNSDTEAKDELKTIDDDTKKIITTEDEWEGYYIVKAILHEIIDADRVLIKDTLSYCAVNLDNTKKPICRLRFNTKQKYIGLFDENKKEEKIPIENIKDIYNYAKRLKDTIDFYDKL